From Osmerus eperlanus chromosome 16, fOsmEpe2.1, whole genome shotgun sequence:
AACAATTATTCTTTTCAGATAATTTGTAATTCTCGATGTTGCACTGAACAGCCTGCACCATGCCCACcaatgacagttttttttttttactgttggaCTAACAACCGTCCGTCAGTGGGCtggaggtttaaaaggttagtGGAGGTAGTCCTATGTGCAAACTTTCCTATGATGACCCATGTCCTACTAATCTTTCACATTCTTTACGGTAGGAGGCGACCTTGTATAATTTGACAGTGTCTCGAACCGACTGTAAAACCCacaacacaaacattttgagaaagTTGACCACCATGGCAGGACGGAACAGGGTTGCTAATTTGCTCAGGCAACTCGAAAAAGCATCGTAAGTTAAACACAATAGCATATTCTAatttaaaactgtaaaatgcaTTCGTAAAGTAAATACCTAATGAGGACTGACTCCATACGTTTTAACCGTGTTGTCCAAAAGTCTTCATCCACACGTGCGCAGTCAATTTTGTTTTTATTGGCACTGGCTACATAATAGCTGGAGACTAATGACTCGCTGTCTTATCTGTTACAGATGCAGATGCCCAGCGCATTCAAATACTTTGCATCAAGGTTGGAAACACATTAAGAACTtgaaatatttaattcaatcaAACAATCAAGCTGCAATTAAATGCTCTTGTTTCAGGCACAGAAGCTGCCACATGCACCGTAAGAAAAACTGACTATGCAGTTGAGGTAAATAATGATTTTAATTCAAATTAAGTAAAACAATTATATCCAAGCAACATGTACATATATATTGAGAAATTGTAATCATTTATGTTCTGATGCTATTGCACATTAATTTAAACAAGGAATGGCCTCCTTATTTTTTTGTTGACTTGACCTTGACTAATGttaattatttgtatttatttgttaaGATGGCCAGTTCAAACATCCGGTATGGAGAAGGTGTCACACAGGAAATTGGAATGGTGAATCATTTCTTGGTCAAGTCACAATGTAAAgtgtaaatgtttaaatatTGTGTAATAAGAGTGTAGTTATTTAGTTATTGGAGAACTTTAAGGAACTCCATGTCACCTTTTAGGTACCACATTTTGTACCCCAAACTTGAATCATGCCTACATAGGGGCTAATGGTTTTGCCCTTGTTTTGGGGGAATTTCCTTTAACACAGGACCTTCAGAACATGGGAGCTCGTAAAGTCTGTCTGATGACAGACAAGAACCTGTCTCGTCTCCCTCCAGTCAAAGCTGTGCTGGAGTCACTGGCTAAGAATGGGATAAACTACAAAGTGTTTGACAGTGTGCGAGTGGAACCCACAGATTCCAGGTATTCTCTGCCTTCTGCCTGGAGTGGTCTATTAATGCAACACCTGAAATGAATTGTGTTGTATTTATATTAATTCTACACTTGTTATGTCCATAAACTGCTTAACTCATTTACTGTTATCCCTCTTTCTATAAAGACGGATGTTGATAATATATTGCTACATAAAATTCTTCATGTAGGTTagttaaaaaaaactatataaGTATGACTGCATTTAATGAGTTTGTGTCGGCTAACTGTTTACCCTTTCTGTGCAGCTTCAAGGAGGCCATCGCCTTTGCAAAGAATGAAGTGTTTGACGTTTATGTCGCTGTGGGTGGAGGCTCGGTGATTGACACCTGTAAGGCAGCCAATCTGTATGCCTGTCACCCGGAGGCGGATTTTCTTGACTTTGTTAACGTACCTATAGGGAAGGGAAAGCCGATTACACAATCTCTCAAGCCTCTGATTGCAGGTATTACTAAAAAGAGAATCTCTTTCAGCAGTATCAGATTCTTTGCTTTGGCCACAATTAAAGATTTACATCAATAGTTACAAAGTGACCCCTGTGAATTGAAACAAGTAGATCAGAACCTAGAGTAGTGTGTAGCCACTTTATATTCAAGATATTTGTGAATTCATAGgatttttttatatatcataATCCACTCACAAGTATGTTTATTTTTAAATTGATCATCTTTGTGTATGGTTGAAAGCAAACATTAAGGACATACACACTtgtatgcacacaaacaaagatAGAATTCAATACATTGAATTGCAGATGTTTTGTAAGTTCCTGCATGGTTGTTCTGAGGATGTGTCATTGCACGTTTTCTATTCTCCAGTTCCCACAACAGCTGGAACTGGGAGTGAGACGACCGGTGTTGCTATCTTCGACTTTGAAAAACTGAAGGCAAAAACTGGTATGTTTTAAAGAGGAAGCTTCCGCACATTGTTAGCTATTTTTAAAGCTGTTAATTATTGCAGTGATTCAATATggcgtttttttggggggggtttgtTTGCTTAGGCATTGCCAGCAGGGCTCTCAAACCGACTCTTGGAATTGTGGATCCACTGCACACTTTGCACATGCCAGAGAGGGTTGCAGCTAACAGTGGTTTTGATGTACTATGgtacagtatatactgtatactgaaTATTGAGCGTGAATAACATTCAGTTAAGCAAACCGCTGTATGGGATATTATTATTTAAAGCTGTTTCACCAGCCTTTCACAAGTGCATGTGCAATCATGGCCTCAACATACTTAGACCATATACACAATAATTTCCCTACACTTTGTACCCACTTTTATTTTATAGCATTgcactttgaacttgttgctgTTTCACTTGATGTTTACTCTGTTTTACTCCTAAATTTTAGATTTAGTCATGTCTGCATATTCATTGTTTTATCTGATCTTGATATCTGGAATTGTATGATCTATACTTGACCACTACTAATGTTGTACGACCTCAAACATCAGAATTCCATGGaaagctctctctgtccctacctTGCCCTCTctgtttcgctctctctctctcttgctctctttcttgctcgctctctctcacatatcCTACACAGCCATGCCCTGGAGTCCTATACAGCCCTTCCGTACAACATGCGTAGCCCCTGCCCTCCAAACCCCATCAACCGCCCCGCCTACCAGGGCAGCAACCCTATCAGTGATGTTTGGTCCAGACACGCCCTCAACGTGGTGGCCAAGTACATGAAAAGGTTTGAATTGAATCACGTTTGAATCATGCGTGTTGGAAgaggggaaacatctaaaacatgcagtgcagggggtccctgaggaccagggttgagaaagacTGGCCTGAATTATAAACATTAGCCAGATTGTTGATCTTGCAGAGATATACAGTACTGTTCTTCACTATTTCTGTCCACACCCAATGGTCGATAGTTATGGTATGTCAATTAAGATACAGTTGAACAGGTATCTGTTCTTATGGATGAGGCCTTCAGCAAGTCTAGCTTTGGTTCTCAGCCTGACCGTGAGCCCAGCGGAGTGTACAAGAAGAAAATAATCACACTGTACATTAAATATTCATCTGTCGGGGACGATGAAATAGCTGTACACCTGCATTGCAAAATGTGATAGAATGGGGTCCTGTATCTTTGAGTCTGTGTTTGGCTCTGTCTGCCTCAGGTCAGTGTATGACCCTGAGGATGTGGAGGCTAGGTCTAACATGCATCTGGCAAGTGTATTTGCTGGGATTGGATTTGGTAATGCTGGAGTACACTTGTGGTAAGCCTACATGTCATTCttcatatgtatgtatgtatataaaaTGGGCCCTTTTCCATATACCTTTTATCAGTTCTTAATGACTGGTTTATGGTCTAACTGGTTTGTCATTTTTCTTCTGTTGTTCAGCCACGGGATGTCTTATCCGATAGCTGGAAATGTGAAGACCCACAAGGCCAAAGGCTATAATGTGGACCATCCTATTGTGGTAATGCAATATATGGGTTTCCATTCACTAATTTAACAGAACCATCTTACCTATAGTATAATTCATTGTGaattgcgtgtgtttgtttgttatgCCGTGGTCCTCAAGCCTCATGGTCTGTCAGTGGTCCTAACCTCCCCAGCAGTCTTTACGTTCACGGCCAGCATGTGTCCAGAGCGCCACCTGGAGGTTGCAGAGATACTTGGTATTTACCATAATTTCATCATAAAAAGTGTTTACAGTAACATACTGGAGTGATTTTTCTTAAAATATTTTTGACTTACCTAGAAAGAAGATAAAATGGAGGGTCGGTATCATAGGTATACAGCATATTGAAAAGATGGTTTAATTATAATGCAAACAAAATTTAACAAGGCAGTTTACTTAAATCACTGTAGATGCTATGAGTTAAATGTCATCAAGTAAAGCCTTAATTTTCACTTTTTTTTGGTAAGCACATTCTTACACTATTATTCTTTCTTAAAtatccagtctttgtctttttAAGGGGCGGACGTGAGCAACGCTAAGAGAGACGATGCTGGCCTACTATTGGCCGACACCTTGCGGCAGTTCCTGTATGACCTCAACGTGGAAGACGGCTTGCACGCTGTGGGTTACACCAAAGATGATGTGCCAGGCCTTGTGAAAGGAACTTTGCCTCAGGTACACAAATACACGTTTAACATTATTGTTACAAATCACATCCTCAAATTATTACCTAGTGATTTCCTGAGTCAAGGATCTACTAGAGGATTCTTCAGGTAAATAAGTGTAGCCAAAATGTTGGTTTAGGGAATTCCGCTCATAGTCTGTTAATTGGACGGTTGAACGGTGACTTGCACTGTGACCTCACTGCATGAAGGTGCTGGTACCAAATCCCACTTGGGGCACCATCTGGTGCAACcccaatatagaatggatgtatAGATGGCTCTTCTGTCCATGTCCCTGGCCCTCAGTCACTATGATATGGCTGATCACTGCGTGCCCTTAGATGAAGGACTGCAGGGTGGGAGAAAATCAGAGAGGGGATTTAATTGGTAGACACTTGAACTTGTGTTGGTGTCGCGTGATcagtaaaatgtttatttttgtacTTTTCAGTTCAGTAAAATTAATTATAAGCCTGTGATATCTTAACTGATCAAATGTCTACAAGACTTAATGATTATGTTTTGTGTCACTACGACTAAGTATTTGGACAGGAGAATATCTCAGATTAGTGTTCTCCTAAGGCTTTGCTTTTCCAGTGTGTCACTGTTGTTTATTGCAGGAGAGGGTGACCAAGCTGTCCCCAagagaacacacagaggaagacCTGACTCATCTCTTTGAGGCCTCCATGAAGCTCTACTAAGAGTgcaacacaccttcacacaagtttacacattctgacacacatactgcacatgcatacattcacacaccacGAAGTATAGTGTAAGAGATCCCTAATGTAATCTTTGAAATAAGTCAAACTTTATTAACAAAGTCAAACTTGTATCCATAAATATTGATAACGTTTATATCTTTCCCTTTTTTTATTATATGCATGGAtcattttatatcaatataatgTCAATAATCAGAAATTATATTACTGTAAGAGCCTATTTTGATTTGTTTACTCCAATCGCCTTTGTCAAGCTCCGCTGTGTGTCCTATAAGAATAGTTTGAACTGAAAGACAGGGTCTCTGGTCTTTCTCAGAAGTGTTGCGACTTTGTTTAATCTAGTTCCCAGATTACCTGGGATAGCTGTTATGTAAAGTGGACCTCAGCGCTAAGAATGTCTCTGATCTTACTGGTTTTAAGTGGTTTACCCCCATGAGAGCACGTTATGCCACAAGGCACAGACAAGTTGAAGAGAGATAAGTATGAGGTAGTGATGAGACTGAATATAATGTGCTTGTAATAAGTTCAGAGGATGTATTATGCATCATATGGATGCCACTGTTGAAAGTGCAACTGGGAGGTCATAATGTGATATGGTTAATGAGGTGTGCATAGGAATCCATGAATCTCCAATgataattcattcatttagctaATTCACTGACTCATCTAGTTGAGTCACTGTTTCACTGTTGATGTCAGTCCCAGGTATGCCTAAATTATTTTGCTACTTTGTACACCTTTGTACCTTCACATATCAgatcaaatgtattttgtaaACAATcaaagctgcttaggtccaacTATTCTGCACGTGTACTGCTCTTCCACCTAAGAACAGGCAAGAGGAAAGGTTGTGTCAATTGTCCAATATTAAAGATGCACATACAAAACAATCACTGTTTTGTGTTGATAATGTTCATGAATAACTTTATGAATACTTAACAATGCTTGTGCTTTCTTACTGGCTGTTCTGTAGGAGTACTCGAAATTGCATTTCACCAACAGCACAGGGTGTTGACTGAAATAAGTCCAGGGGTGTTAGAATTGTTCAAAACCTAAATTGCGTAtacatacatatgtgtgtgccaGAGACAGACATTACACTGCctgatgtgtatattttgtatttacTGTTAGTTTGTGCATGTACTGCATTTCTGTGAGCATGCATAGTATATAcccctgtgtacgtgtgtgcgcatgtgtacaGGGTTCTCATGCCTGGGTGCACCTTTTtgagtgtatacatgtgtgtgtgcttgatggCCTGTGTGTTCCAGAGCAGTGCAGGATTAGTGGCAGTTGGTTATTTAAAGAGGAGAGTTTCAGCGTTCTCAGTAACAGTCTGTGAGACTGCAGCACACCAGAATGCAGCAGATCTATATGCAGAGTGATGAACACTTTGATGTTTTCACCACCGTCTTCTCCCCTCAAGGTGAGTAGAAGAAGACCTCCCCCAGTGTTTTATTTCCTTCACACATTACTTTGGCATGGTATTATATTGCATTTGTATATCTTTTAGACTTAAAATCGATGTAAGTCTAGGGCGGTATCCTGTCTGTTACTGGAAGGTCTTTGACTCTGTCTTGTCCAATCAGTTTGCAGAGCAAGAACCAGACAAAAGCATGGGGAACTGGAACTAGAGAAAGTAAGTTCAATGTTTTTAGTTTTGTTCTTACTTTAGCAGTCATGTAATACTACAGTTCTTTTACCCTCTAACAGTATTGGCTTAAGTGCAGATAGAATGGACCATTCCATGATCTGTagttgtaaataacaaatgctaATAGCAAAATATTAAATGAATGAATCATTTTGCACacacttatccaaagcgacatacagggTTTTTTTATAAACCGGAAATCTCATGatgtgcagtcaaatgctctaccactgatctTAACCAATACCACATTTCGAGAAGTCAAAAGGTATTTTTGTTTAATTTCCATGAATGTTTTGCTCATGAACAAAAGGTAAACCTCCACATTTCAAGGTAAACTCTTACATAGTCACATGGTCTCTCGATGAATGTTGTGACTGCACAGTAGGATGAGTCAGGGAAATGGGTAGCTGAGGGATAAGGTACTGTAGGTTTGAATTTGGCTAGCACAGGTGAGCCTTCCCCTCCGCAACTCTGCCTTATCTCAGCTCAAGGTTGCATGTTTATATCTTACTCAGAGACTATATTTAGTAGATTAAGGGTTGTCAGACTTAACTTTCCAATGACTTGACTCTTCTCTGTTGACTGCTCCTCTTGAACTGGTATGATTAACCTGGCATTATCTGAGCCTGACCTCAAGCAGATTCATCCTACAGTGACTTTTGTAGACAATCCTGAGTTGCTAAATTTAGACCAACATGCAAAAGTCAAATAGTCAAATTTTTTACTTGACTATGAGGTTGAACTGAGTGATATATTGAAAACTCATGAAAAGTTAAACTACTGTTTCTTTAGATTTCTTAAATCAAAACTTGTACCTTTCCCAAGTGCATTGCATTTTTGGGCAGTTAGTGAGTCTTTGGAAGTGCACCTTAGGACAGTAGTGAAATAGCATTAGGACACCCATCATTGCATGCTTGTAATCATGCATTAGTAGAAGTGAATGTGCACACACAGGGGTGAATGAATGGAGCGTTGGGACAAATGAAGGCTTATGTATTACAGTTCCTACAACTGTCCCTTATCCTTATTCAGGGCTAGTGTTTATCTTTTGGCAGCACTACACTTTGCCATCATCAGTACAGAGTGTACAAACCTAAATGCAATTTAAGACACGCTTAACCCCACATGTAAGCCTCTTAACTGGTCCCCAGTGATGCCATTCTAAATGAATGGGTAGGTTTGTCTCGATTTACAGTGTTCTGTGCTCAAACTCTCTGATGATGTTCCAGTGTACACTGTCTCAGCAGTCTCTTAACACTTCACTACTCACTATTCATAACTATGAAGTTCTTAAGAGAGGAAGGAGTAATTAAAATATCAGTGGAAATGTAACAAAGCATTTGGGAAAGACATCTTTTGTGTTTTTCTGCAGGTGGTTGCAGCCATCAACTACAGACCTCACGGGGATGATGAGCTTGAGCTCCATCATGGTGATGTCATCCAGGTTCTCTTCAGAGAAGACCAGTCCTGGTGGTTCGGTCGCCTGCCGAACGGCAACGAGGGCTACTTCCCTGCTACGTTTGTCTCCAAGTATAGTCCGGTAGGCTATGGGATACATAATCAGAGTCTCATAGTGGACGAGCGGTTCCATGTTTTAGAAAATGCACTGTTCTATGTAATGTACCTGAGAATGAAGCTGAATAGAACTTTACGCAGAACCAATTGCTAACTAATTGGTGTACTTGTAGTAGAAGACTGGAGAGACACATTGATAGGTGTAAGAAGGTGTTTCGTTTGTTTTCAGAAACCAGATGAAGCTGCTCCCAGCTATTTACGGAGAGGTTCAATGCCAGTTGTGTCTCCTAGCTCCCCCCGTGGCGGCAGAGGGTAAGTGCACCCATCCAAATGTCAATGTTCTCcacctctcacttcctctcctcccaaccTACCTATGTTCTGTGTTTTCTCCGGTTAAAAGCTCATGAACTTAAATGAAGTCTTTCTTTTGTATTTATACTGAGAATGAGAGATGAACCAGTGTCAGCCAAACAATATGAATTTAGCAGATAATCACAGAGActcttttttgttttattcTCTTACATGTTGTGGCTGTAGCACTCCCAAGCTCCCCAGGAGAGAAAGCCTGTTGCGGGCCCTGGGGCACACAGAGAGCTCAGGGGGCTCCACAGCCCGGGGCTCCACAGCCcaggcctcccccagcctgcttCACCGTGTGCTGTCCAAGTCTCGGAGGAAGAGCTGTCCACATATACCTGCAGTCAGCGGCTCCATTAACAGAGCGTTTCAACAAGAATGAAGTCACTGTAGTATTAGTCGCCCAAGCCGTTATGGTTTACTGGGTTGCCGTAGTTGTCACCCCCTTATTTGGTTGTTCACCTTCACCCATTCATAGTCCACTTACATCACCCATTCATAGTCCACTTATAGGAGTTGATGCCACTATAATGCAATATCCAGAAGAGCAGTACTCATTCTTAATTTATGGATCCCATATTTGTCATTTAGATCTGAAAGTATTCTGTACTTATTTGCTTCATTATAAATATTATAtattctatatattttttttttacaatgttgtGATGGTTGTAcctatttttatataaaatgtattaatgtattaattttTTCACTTGTTGAATTGGAGTTTGTTCAGCTACAGTACAACACAAGATAAACAAAAATAGTTTCAGTATTTTATTCAAACTAACTGCAAGTTGGCAGTTCTAACCAAAAATGTAGATACAATGCAAATTGTTACCCCATTTATAAAAGCAAGAAACCAAGTGCATGTTTTTTATAGCATTTTCGTAGCACCTAGAATTTGAAGTCTAACAAAGAACAAATCACATTTCTGATTGTTAAAACTGATAAAAAGATAAAAATGAACTAATCAGATGGGAGTTacatacacaaaacacatttgtgtATAAAATGTCCCTCTTGATATTTAGTGTTATGTAGTACCTATTTTAACAAAGGATGATAAACCTATCAATGTATTGTAATTGTATTGTAAAGGATTGTAATAGTACACAAACTACCTGTGACATTTATCAGCTTTTTATGTTTTAAGGTGATTAGAAATGCACATTTAAAACGCtatagctttaaaaaaaaaaaaaacatcagtcTACCTTACCTACCCAATAAAAATGAACTCTTTGAAAATAAGAGCTTTAACTTATATACATTACACTGCCAACATTGAGTAAAATTAAATAAGAAATGAAAATATTTCACATGCAGTTTTATATGtaacatgttttttgtttttatcagATTGTTTTTTAACAACCAATTTGGTACTCCTGCTGCCCTTTGCTTCACTATAGACACCCAGTGTGTACATGCTGTAAACTTTACAACCAAAAAGCTTGATTTACAAAAGGACCATTTTGTTATCCAATTATTTTTCTGGGTTTACTTTGAGTTGCCCAATTAAGGAGGAATTAGAATAGTTTCATTAACAAAAACATACTAATAAAGTTTTAAAAAACATTCAAATAAAAATTTCTGAATAtagtaaaacaatatatcagcCTCAATCATGATTCTGAAGTTGATTCTTTAAGGTAAGTCAAAGTTGTTTGAAAGTCATACCTGAGACATCACATACCGTGGGATTTTAGATAGGCAGAAAACAGCATGAACATCCTCAAATATCTACATGTAATATTAAGCCATAATCCAGAGTTGGGCTCTAGGTAGCAGTGCATCAACACCAGACACATGCATTAGAACAATAATACCAACACCCCTCAATAACACCCAGATAGTTTCACGCTCGCTATGCTAGCAGTGAGGTATGTTTAACTCCAGATTATGGCTTTCAATAGCACatgaaaaatgtaaaaacataaaACACCTTTGTGGAAGTAGTATCCAGGTGCAGTCTTGTACAAGGCTGATTTTTTCTTTAACATACAGAAAAAAAGGACTTTGTTAAGAGATTACCCCCTCTGCAGAAACAAATATGACTGCTCATTGTTAACGTAAACTAATAATTGCAACACTTTCTCCTTAATGGATTTTGTATTGAATTTTGATAACAAGAAGAACTTTAAAAACTTGCTGTTAAGACATTGCTAATTTGGAATGTGCTTGGTGTAAATCCATAGTATGGATAGATATAAGCTCCTGGCTGATGGCTCGTCAGAGTACCAGGGTCCTGTAGGCACAGCCAGGGGTATGGGAGTGGATGTACATCCTGGCCTGCTCTGTCATGGTCATCTGGTCATCAGTCTTACCAAACACCACTGTCTCCCACTCACTGCTGACCTACAgcaacaggaaacacacatcAGTTGAGAACTAATTTGGCCATGATCTTCGATTTTTCTCGACCGAGTGTGTGCAAACCTTAATAAAAGGgatgtcctccctcccccagataTTTTTTAAGAACTCTGCCTACtaacctctgattggctgagtcCTCTGCACTCtgagtctgcccccccccccccccccccccagttacaCACAATAACAACAAATTAACCATGCATGAAAGTGGTTAAATAATCCTAAATCCAACAAAATCAAATAACATATTCTCTGACCGGGTAGTGTGTTTGCTGAGAGTGCTTGAGGGGGGCAGGACTATCATTAGGGCCCTCCCTCCTGAGGGCAACAGTGAAGGCCTGACAGGGCTCCTGTCTCTCCACTACAGGGGAGAACGCCAGCTGTTCACAGCCCAACATGGAGCCTCCCAGTGGGGCACCGTTTAGTAAGCTCTCCCCATGAATCTGGAGGAAGAAGTCAGAAAAAAGTAATGGCAGAATTTCTCTCCCCTGGCCTTTTCATCTTACCCCTTTTTAATGAAAGATGGTTCAAGGAATATAAAAACCCCATAAGAATTTACTCCCATAACGTTTTGCACCAAtttaaaaaacacatttaatCAAAAATGCATTTCCCTCCCACTTCAAGGTGTACCTGTATGTTGCTGAAGTGTTCTTTGGTTAAGAGATGAGCACTGGGGTTCTCCTTATTCCAGGGCTCCAGAGTCAGGGCTTTTACTGCTCTTTTGTTAGACGCATAGTCCTGAGTGTACAGAAGACAGAGAGTGTAGGAGATACAGTCTAAGGACTATAAATACATTTGGATGATTTAATAAAGCTATTTCCATATCGGTCAAGGATAGAACAAAGCAAATAATCCTTTTTTTTAAGGACAGTGAAAAAAAGTTGCTTGTAGAAAAGTCAGTTCTGTTTTAGAAGGCAGTATAGTGTTAATGTTAGAAACACGTGCACACTGCCGCTCTTACTTCCTTTGGGATGATGTTATTTTAGGCGTTTAGGGTGATGTTATTTTATAACATGTGGTACATTTAGTAGTTTACTCTGTGAACATACTGACAGTGGAGGTTTATGTGGATACCTCATATTTCCAGGTGTTGAGGTCTTCAGTCTGGGAGTCTTCATAAAGTTGTATGTCCATCCCTAACTCATctttcaatatctctttcataTCCTCTTCCAGATATGCAAATGACTGGGGCTGAATTTTACATACCACAGATATACAGTAACCAATTATAGCAAAACACACCCTGTACTCAACCTTTCAACTCATGTTTTACAATGCAGGCTTTGGGCTTCTATTGGTTTCCAGGAAGGTGACATTTCTGATCATCCAGGTGTCCTGAACGTACCATCATTTTCAAAGGGCCCTCTGTATTATTTTGCATGGTCATGGAATTCTTGAAGGGTGTCG
This genomic window contains:
- the si:dkey-97a13.12 gene encoding nostrin, with amino-acid sequence MQQIYMQSDEHFDVFTTVFSPQVCRARTRQKHGELELEKVVAAINYRPHGDDELELHHGDVIQVLFREDQSWWFGRLPNGNEGYFPATFVSKYSPVGYGIHNQSLIVDERFHVLENALFYVMYLRMKLNRTLRRTNC
- the adhfe1 gene encoding hydroxyacid-oxoacid transhydrogenase, mitochondrial isoform X2, translating into MGARKVCLMTDKNLSRLPPVKAVLESLAKNGINYKVFDSVRVEPTDSSFKEAIAFAKNEVFDVYVAVGGGSVIDTCKAANLYACHPEADFLDFVNVPIGKGKPITQSLKPLIAVPTTAGTGSETTGVAIFDFEKLKAKTGIASRALKPTLGIVDPLHTLHMPERVAANSGFDVLCHALESYTALPYNMRSPCPPNPINRPAYQGSNPISDVWSRHALNVVAKYMKRSVYDPEDVEARSNMHLASVFAGIGFGNAGVHLCHGMSYPIAGNVKTHKAKGYNVDHPIVPHGLSVVLTSPAVFTFTASMCPERHLEVAEILGADVSNAKRDDAGLLLADTLRQFLYDLNVEDGLHAVGYTKDDVPGLVKGTLPQERVTKLSPREHTEEDLTHLFEASMKLY
- the adhfe1 gene encoding hydroxyacid-oxoacid transhydrogenase, mitochondrial isoform X1; translation: MAGRNRVANLLRQLEKASCRCPAHSNTLHQGTEAATCTVRKTDYAVEMASSNIRYGEGVTQEIGMDLQNMGARKVCLMTDKNLSRLPPVKAVLESLAKNGINYKVFDSVRVEPTDSSFKEAIAFAKNEVFDVYVAVGGGSVIDTCKAANLYACHPEADFLDFVNVPIGKGKPITQSLKPLIAVPTTAGTGSETTGVAIFDFEKLKAKTGIASRALKPTLGIVDPLHTLHMPERVAANSGFDVLCHALESYTALPYNMRSPCPPNPINRPAYQGSNPISDVWSRHALNVVAKYMKRSVYDPEDVEARSNMHLASVFAGIGFGNAGVHLCHGMSYPIAGNVKTHKAKGYNVDHPIVPHGLSVVLTSPAVFTFTASMCPERHLEVAEILGADVSNAKRDDAGLLLADTLRQFLYDLNVEDGLHAVGYTKDDVPGLVKGTLPQERVTKLSPREHTEEDLTHLFEASMKLY